From Microlunatus capsulatus, a single genomic window includes:
- a CDS encoding aldo/keto reductase produces the protein MARPLSDLPPFIYGTTRLGHPDVPREQQLAMARTALAEGLWMHTSRQYDHALEVLGEAFAENPDAVPPLVVKLGGGTVDDVRATVAENLRPLGLGSIALGQLNPVGQLADDLVAGGPALDGLRALRDEGLVRRFVLEIFPWTSDAPLQALRAGHLDGLVEGVITYLNPLQRFASNALWDELRAQGTSVISMRTVCGAPVQMLRDVPGAAWKPYLQERAVEVAPVFERSGVATWAEFCFRFVRSHEQVVSTVGSTSRPEHLDELLAASQGVGGLDADVLAELEALQRRWSDAVDVHAEPWTM, from the coding sequence GTGGCCCGACCTCTCTCCGACCTGCCCCCCTTCATCTACGGCACCACCCGTCTCGGACACCCGGACGTCCCGCGCGAGCAGCAGCTCGCCATGGCCCGGACCGCGCTGGCCGAGGGCCTGTGGATGCACACCTCCCGCCAGTACGACCACGCCCTCGAGGTCCTCGGCGAGGCCTTCGCCGAGAACCCGGACGCGGTCCCGCCGCTGGTCGTCAAGCTCGGCGGCGGAACCGTCGACGACGTCCGCGCGACCGTGGCGGAGAACCTCCGCCCGCTCGGCCTCGGCTCCATCGCCCTCGGCCAGCTCAACCCGGTGGGGCAGCTGGCCGACGACCTCGTCGCCGGTGGCCCCGCCCTCGACGGCCTGCGCGCGCTGCGCGACGAGGGGCTGGTCCGCCGCTTCGTGCTGGAGATCTTCCCGTGGACCAGCGACGCGCCCCTGCAGGCGCTGCGCGCCGGTCACCTCGACGGGCTCGTCGAGGGCGTCATCACCTACCTGAACCCGCTGCAACGCTTCGCCTCCAACGCCCTGTGGGACGAGCTGCGAGCGCAGGGCACCAGCGTCATCTCCATGCGCACCGTCTGCGGGGCCCCGGTGCAGATGCTGCGCGACGTGCCCGGCGCGGCCTGGAAGCCCTACCTGCAGGAGCGCGCCGTCGAGGTCGCGCCCGTCTTCGAGCGCTCCGGCGTCGCCACCTGGGCCGAGTTCTGCTTCCGCTTCGTCCGCAGCCACGAGCAGGTGGTCTCGACCGTCGGCTCGACCAGCCGCCCGGAGCACCTCGACGAGCTGCTGGCCGCCAGCCAGGGCGTCGGCGGCCTCGACGCCGACGTGCTGGCCGAGCTCGAGGCCCTGCAGCGCCGCTGGTCCGACGCGGTCGACGTGCACGCCGAGCCCTGGACCATGTGA
- a CDS encoding SAM-dependent methyltransferase, with translation MDVQQRVRSHYSREDLADVVLRAVAASGADLDHLRPEDLGSVDQLHLGGAAGTAHLLGRLALGPGTPVLDVGGGLGGPARAAASRWGCPVVSVDLSPDFVAAARVLTERVGLADRVEHRLGPAERTGLGTGRFARAMMLHVGMNLPDPAAVFAEVRRLLADDGVFGLWEQVRVGDGPLDYPLPWAEDASSSFLRDLDGLTRALEASGFAVQEVEDRTAAVTEGTPGAGPPLLSPATVFGPGFAERLRNDVAAVRSGVLAPVVVVARAV, from the coding sequence ATGGACGTGCAGCAGAGGGTGCGCAGCCACTACAGCCGCGAGGACCTGGCCGACGTCGTGCTCCGGGCGGTCGCCGCCAGCGGCGCGGACCTCGACCACCTACGTCCCGAGGACCTCGGCTCGGTCGACCAGCTGCACCTCGGGGGCGCGGCGGGCACCGCGCACCTGCTCGGCCGGCTGGCGCTGGGTCCGGGGACGCCGGTGCTGGACGTGGGCGGGGGCCTCGGCGGGCCGGCCCGGGCCGCGGCGTCGCGGTGGGGGTGCCCCGTCGTCAGCGTCGACCTCTCCCCCGACTTCGTGGCCGCCGCCCGCGTGCTCACCGAGCGCGTCGGGCTGGCCGACCGGGTCGAGCACCGGCTGGGCCCGGCGGAGCGGACCGGTCTCGGGACGGGCCGGTTCGCCCGGGCGATGATGCTGCACGTCGGCATGAACCTGCCCGACCCGGCGGCGGTGTTCGCCGAGGTGCGACGGCTGCTGGCCGACGACGGGGTGTTCGGGCTCTGGGAGCAGGTGCGGGTCGGCGACGGCCCGCTGGACTACCCGCTGCCCTGGGCCGAGGACGCGTCGTCGTCCTTCCTGCGCGACCTCGACGGGCTGACCCGGGCGCTGGAGGCGAGCGGCTTCGCCGTGCAGGAGGTCGAGGACCGCACGGCCGCGGTCACCGAGGGCACCCCCGGCGCCGGGCCGCCGCTGCTGAGCCCGGCGACGGTGTTCGGGCCCGGCTTCGCCGAGCGGCTGCGCAACGACGTCGCCGCGGTCCGGTCCGGGGTGCTGGCCCCGGTCGTGGTGGTGGCGCGGGCGGTGTGA